In Nitrospirota bacterium, a single genomic region encodes these proteins:
- a CDS encoding glycosyltransferase translates to MNTRLSVIIPNHNGSAFVGTCLKALFSARHQPFEVIVVDDGSTDNSVEIISRFPCRLIRLEQQEGASRARNMGAKNSLGNALFFIDADCIVQDDTILHAGNAYEKNQDRVIGGSYTPVAFDDTFFSTFQSIFINYSELRTAEPDYIAGHAMVIGRDIFEKSGGFPEDFTPIIEDVEFSHRLRRSGQRLIMDSSILVRHIFNYDLGKSLGNAFRKAKYWIAYSMGNRDLTADSGTASVQLKINVLCSSLVWFFFLCLVISPDIIFLLCMIIVFIVDLALNRALISAFFREKGPAFGIKATLYYSMIYPLAVAAGGAAGMAFYVQSQRKAA, encoded by the coding sequence ATGAATACGCGGCTGTCGGTGATCATCCCGAACCATAACGGCAGTGCCTTTGTCGGCACCTGCCTGAAGGCGTTATTCTCTGCCAGACACCAGCCCTTTGAGGTGATCGTTGTCGATGACGGCTCGACTGACAACTCTGTTGAAATTATAAGCAGGTTCCCCTGCAGGCTCATCAGACTCGAACAGCAGGAAGGCGCGTCCAGGGCGAGAAACATGGGGGCAAAGAACAGCCTCGGCAACGCCCTCTTCTTCATCGATGCGGACTGCATTGTCCAGGACGATACGATCCTGCATGCCGGCAATGCCTATGAAAAGAACCAGGACCGTGTCATAGGCGGCAGCTATACGCCTGTTGCCTTTGACGACACTTTTTTCAGCACCTTTCAGTCCATATTCATCAATTATTCGGAACTCAGGACAGCCGAGCCTGACTATATTGCCGGCCATGCAATGGTGATAGGCCGGGACATCTTCGAAAAGAGCGGCGGTTTTCCCGAGGACTTTACACCGATCATAGAGGATGTGGAATTCAGCCACAGACTGCGGAGGTCGGGACAACGGCTCATCATGGACAGCTCTATCCTTGTGAGGCACATCTTCAACTACGATCTCGGCAAATCACTCGGAAATGCCTTCAGGAAGGCAAAATACTGGATCGCATACTCTATGGGCAACCGGGATTTGACGGCAGATTCAGGAACAGCGTCAGTGCAACTGAAGATCAATGTGCTCTGCTCTTCCCTCGTATGGTTCTTTTTCCTCTGCCTCGTCATCTCCCCTGATATCATTTTCCTGCTCTGTATGATCATCGTCTTCATTGTTGATCTTGCACTTAACAGGGCGCTTATCAGTGCCTTTTTCAGAGAAAAGGGCCCGGCCTTCGGCATCAAGGCAACGCTCTACTATTCAATGATCTATCCCCTTGCAGTTGCAGCAGGCGGAGCAGCGGGCATGGCTTTTTATGTTCAATCCCAGAGGAAAGCGGCATAA
- a CDS encoding phosphate ABC transporter substrate-binding protein — protein sequence MKRMVFMAAITFLIIGAIAAEIAAAAELKWVGCDVLELSVMQSISKEYEKKTGVKISLDEAGATRGIVDVVSGKADIGGTCRHAIARTEERGAKLIVVAWDAIVVVTHKSNPVDNLTLEQIRNIFTGKLSNWKSVGGPDRPVQVVAREGKLSGVGRMVRELLFKNPEQDFTPKALLFKSTGPVEETVEKTPWTIAFTGVSSAAKRSFKMLKIEGKAPSYNTIARGEYMLYRPLYLVTRQDASPEVKGFIAFVLSDEGQAIIKKEGTVTLKDGQVLWQKYGDH from the coding sequence ATGAAGAGAATGGTCTTTATGGCTGCGATCACGTTTCTTATTATCGGGGCAATTGCTGCAGAAATTGCCGCTGCTGCTGAACTGAAGTGGGTGGGGTGCGATGTCCTTGAACTCTCGGTAATGCAGTCCATATCAAAGGAGTATGAAAAAAAGACGGGCGTGAAGATAAGTCTCGATGAAGCGGGGGCGACCAGAGGGATCGTGGACGTGGTGTCCGGAAAAGCCGACATCGGCGGCACGTGCAGGCACGCAATTGCGCGGACTGAAGAGCGTGGAGCAAAGCTTATCGTGGTGGCCTGGGACGCCATTGTAGTAGTTACGCATAAATCAAACCCTGTGGACAACCTGACTCTTGAGCAGATACGGAATATTTTTACCGGCAAGTTGTCCAATTGGAAGAGTGTTGGAGGCCCGGACCGGCCTGTCCAGGTTGTTGCACGGGAAGGAAAGCTCTCAGGGGTAGGCCGGATGGTGCGTGAGCTTCTGTTCAAGAACCCGGAGCAGGATTTTACTCCGAAGGCACTTCTTTTTAAATCCACAGGCCCAGTTGAAGAGACGGTGGAGAAGACCCCTTGGACTATTGCCTTCACAGGGGTAAGCAGCGCTGCGAAGCGGTCTTTCAAGATGCTGAAAATCGAAGGCAAGGCCCCTTCGTATAACACCATTGCCCGCGGTGAGTATATGTTGTACCGTCCGCTTTATCTTGTCACGAGACAGGACGCAAGTCCGGAGGTTAAAGGGTTTATCGCCTTCGTGCTTAGCGATGAAGGGCAGGCCATTATCAAGAAAGAGGGTACCGTAACCCTCAAGGACGGTCAGGTGCTTTGGCAGAAATACGGTGACCATTGA
- a CDS encoding chemotaxis protein CheW — MAKNLQLVVFGICKELYGVSIESVKEIVRVPYITEVPDAPAYLEGVINLRGKVVPIIDLRKRLRLVGGERTKSTRILIVEGENGLIGLLVDSVAEVKKVTVDSIEAPPEMISAIGIEYITGVVKTEEKLVILLDLKEILGVESIRKIEHAAGLVAEQAA, encoded by the coding sequence ATGGCAAAGAATCTTCAGCTCGTTGTGTTCGGTATCTGCAAAGAACTCTATGGTGTTTCTATTGAATCTGTCAAAGAGATAGTCAGGGTGCCCTATATAACAGAAGTGCCGGATGCGCCTGCCTACCTTGAAGGTGTAATTAATCTGAGAGGCAAGGTAGTTCCGATCATCGATTTGAGAAAGCGGCTGCGTCTCGTTGGCGGAGAAAGGACCAAGTCGACCAGGATCCTTATTGTCGAGGGCGAGAACGGCCTCATCGGTCTGCTTGTTGATTCGGTTGCCGAGGTCAAGAAGGTGACCGTTGACTCCATAGAAGCGCCGCCTGAAATGATCTCTGCTATCGGGATTGAATATATCACCGGAGTAGTGAAGACAGAGGAAAAACTGGTCATACTCCTCGACCTAAAGGAGATTTTGGGGGTTGAATCCATAAGAAAAATTGAACATGCTGCCGGTCTTGTAGCCGAGCAGGCAGCATAA
- a CDS encoding substrate-binding protein, producing the protein MVVLLAGVFFLVGAMPALSAEVVKIGLNYPRTGPYFVQGLDQLRAAEMARDEINAAGGIMGKKIEIVWRDSQSKVDVTKKNVTELIDKEGVRMVFGGSASSVAIAAGEIAQEKGVLFFGTLTYSTDTTGKDGHRHTFRECYDSWMGAKALAPYLKKNFPGKKYFYITSDYTWGWTTEEALRKLTGTADKAQHPGALTPFPTAAEKDFKAALEKAKAANPDVLVIVLFGTDMSNAVSMARHMGLKDKMQIVVPNLTLGMAESAGPQAMEGVIGALPWAWNIPYQKNYARGKEFVEKFASKYNRYPDTSGGSAYAIMHEYKAAVERAGTFDTPAVIKALEGHEYQLLKDKQVWRKFDHQSVQTVYAVKIKPAAQIMKDKYKLDYFEIIDSMAGSEAAVTLKEWQANRTAAGKPAQLEKLPGEK; encoded by the coding sequence ATGGTCGTTTTGCTTGCAGGGGTTTTTTTTCTGGTCGGAGCAATGCCTGCACTTTCAGCAGAGGTGGTCAAGATCGGATTGAACTACCCGAGGACCGGACCGTATTTTGTGCAGGGGCTTGACCAGTTGAGGGCGGCAGAGATGGCAAGGGATGAAATAAACGCGGCAGGCGGCATTATGGGAAAAAAGATCGAGATTGTCTGGCGTGATTCTCAGTCAAAGGTTGATGTGACGAAGAAGAACGTAACCGAACTGATAGACAAGGAAGGCGTCAGGATGGTCTTTGGCGGTTCAGCCAGCAGTGTAGCTATTGCTGCCGGAGAGATCGCACAGGAAAAGGGGGTGCTTTTCTTCGGAACGCTCACCTATTCAACGGACACAACAGGCAAGGACGGCCACCGGCATACCTTCCGCGAGTGCTATGACTCATGGATGGGTGCCAAGGCGCTGGCGCCGTATCTGAAAAAGAACTTCCCCGGAAAGAAATACTTCTATATCACTTCAGACTACACATGGGGGTGGACAACGGAAGAAGCACTGCGCAAGCTGACCGGAACTGCGGATAAGGCCCAGCATCCTGGCGCTCTTACCCCGTTTCCTACTGCAGCAGAGAAAGATTTTAAGGCTGCGCTTGAAAAGGCAAAGGCAGCCAACCCGGATGTCCTTGTGATCGTTCTTTTCGGGACTGACATGAGCAATGCCGTCAGCATGGCACGGCATATGGGTCTGAAGGACAAGATGCAGATCGTGGTGCCGAACCTTACCCTTGGCATGGCAGAAAGCGCCGGGCCTCAGGCCATGGAGGGCGTCATAGGAGCGCTTCCGTGGGCCTGGAATATCCCCTATCAGAAGAATTATGCGCGCGGTAAAGAGTTCGTCGAAAAATTTGCTTCAAAGTATAACCGGTATCCTGATACTTCAGGAGGTTCAGCCTACGCAATTATGCATGAGTACAAGGCTGCGGTGGAACGAGCCGGCACGTTTGATACCCCGGCAGTCATCAAGGCCCTTGAGGGTCATGAATATCAGCTTCTGAAGGACAAGCAGGTATGGCGCAAGTTCGACCACCAGTCAGTGCAGACGGTCTATGCGGTAAAGATCAAACCGGCAGCCCAGATCATGAAGGATAAATACAAGCTCGACTATTTCGAGATCATTGACAGCATGGCTGGCAGCGAGGCTGCGGTAACACTGAAAGAATGGCAGGCAAACCGTACCGCTGCAGGCAAACCCGCCCAGCTGGAAAAGCTTCCCGGTGAGAAATAG
- a CDS encoding methyl-accepting chemotaxis protein — protein MNILSLVKVRTIGAKLLIFTIVFTVVLLGGLGMYMVRTNYSFALSMMNTRGESMANFLDRIGVNYISYYNLVAIDSFVEQAVKDPDIKFAAFYDDQKRPLSQHVEKVKEPENTAGLLAYPREIKDPDGKTLGYLKLYYSQESLVKNLHQGYLTVIIGVGVTLVLFIAGIFMISRLVISRPLGHLSRVVERVASGDLSSRVAVKRKDEIGILGHHINQMIDSLAKLIGQVKVSSEKLASESSQMALTSDQAARNNEASATAVEQTTATMHEMATNIQNVSRNAQRQSITVSETSSSIEQMVTSIQRIATTAQQLVELSQKARNAVQLGLEAVDKSEKGTDEISRAIVRSSDTISALGSRAEDIGKIVDVIDDIAEQTNLLALNAAIEAARAGEQGLGFAVVAEEVRKLAERSAKSTKEIAELITGIQKEAQGAIKLMEKSTDIVEKGVEQSRQVSGALHAIEGGVIEVDRFSREIGAATQEQSKESTHIGKAAENLRDVTQEILSATEEQASASEQIVRTMEKMREMIHQNASGTTELAATADKLNLQADKFQKIIRTFVVSSIDKADKGDAYDRDADDGSNADTSDDDRRGNGKYRGDLVEVA, from the coding sequence GTGAACATTCTGTCACTCGTAAAAGTAAGGACGATCGGAGCCAAGCTTCTGATATTTACCATAGTATTTACCGTAGTACTCCTCGGCGGACTCGGCATGTACATGGTCAGGACAAACTATAGTTTTGCCCTTTCGATGATGAATACCCGCGGAGAATCAATGGCGAACTTCCTCGACAGGATCGGCGTGAACTATATCAGTTACTACAACCTGGTGGCCATCGACAGTTTTGTGGAGCAGGCGGTAAAAGACCCTGATATCAAGTTTGCCGCATTCTATGATGACCAGAAACGGCCTCTCAGCCAGCATGTAGAAAAGGTCAAGGAGCCTGAGAACACGGCCGGCCTTCTGGCGTACCCCCGCGAGATCAAGGACCCTGACGGCAAGACGCTCGGATACCTGAAGCTCTATTACAGTCAGGAGAGCCTGGTAAAGAATCTGCATCAGGGATATCTGACGGTCATTATCGGCGTAGGCGTCACCCTTGTGCTTTTTATCGCCGGCATATTCATGATCTCCCGTCTTGTGATCTCCCGTCCGCTCGGCCATCTTTCGAGGGTTGTCGAGCGTGTTGCCTCGGGTGATCTGTCGAGTCGTGTTGCGGTCAAGAGAAAGGACGAGATCGGCATCCTGGGTCATCATATCAATCAGATGATTGACTCCCTTGCAAAGCTGATAGGCCAGGTCAAGGTATCTTCAGAAAAGCTTGCGTCCGAGTCTTCGCAGATGGCCCTTACCTCGGATCAGGCGGCACGGAACAACGAGGCATCAGCTACTGCTGTCGAGCAGACAACAGCAACCATGCATGAAATGGCGACGAATATTCAGAATGTCTCAAGGAATGCCCAGAGACAGTCGATCACGGTGTCCGAGACATCGTCATCAATTGAACAGATGGTGACCTCCATCCAGAGAATAGCGACAACAGCCCAGCAGCTTGTCGAACTCTCCCAGAAGGCACGAAATGCCGTTCAGCTTGGGCTTGAAGCTGTCGATAAATCAGAAAAGGGAACGGATGAGATCAGCAGGGCGATAGTCAGGTCCTCTGATACGATCTCTGCCCTCGGATCGCGGGCTGAGGATATAGGCAAGATCGTTGATGTTATCGACGACATTGCAGAGCAGACGAACCTGCTTGCCCTCAATGCTGCCATTGAGGCTGCGCGGGCCGGAGAGCAGGGTCTTGGTTTTGCTGTTGTTGCCGAGGAAGTAAGAAAACTTGCAGAGCGGTCGGCAAAGTCCACAAAAGAGATCGCAGAGCTGATCACCGGCATCCAGAAGGAGGCCCAGGGGGCAATAAAACTGATGGAGAAATCCACGGATATTGTAGAAAAAGGAGTGGAACAGAGCCGGCAGGTGAGCGGCGCGCTGCACGCTATCGAAGGCGGTGTTATTGAAGTGGACCGGTTCTCCCGTGAGATAGGAGCTGCAACCCAGGAACAGAGCAAGGAAAGCACCCATATCGGGAAGGCTGCAGAGAACCTCAGGGATGTGACCCAGGAGATCCTGTCTGCTACGGAAGAGCAGGCCTCGGCCTCAGAGCAGATCGTCAGAACCATGGAGAAGATGCGCGAGATGATCCACCAGAACGCTTCAGGCACCACAGAGCTCGCAGCCACTGCAGACAAGCTGAATCTGCAGGCTGACAAGTTCCAGAAGATCATCAGGACATTTGTGGTCAGCAGCATTGACAAAGCGGACAAGGGAGATGCATACGACCGGGACGCGGACGATGGCAGCAATGCTGATACGTCAGATGATGACAGACGGGGAAACGGCAAATATCGCGGAGACCTGGTTGAGGTCGCATAA
- a CDS encoding protein-glutamate O-methyltransferase CheR — MLTDEEFRLFRNLIHEEAGIYLKESRKDYLESRLLRRMQMIGSTSPYRYYMHVSNGGRQELMNLLDLLTINETSFFRNRPQIELFRNMILPQLVKAKAQHGRKTLRIWSAGCSTGEEPYTIAIVLAETIRDLQNWDVRIYASDLSLSVLDTASQAMYDADKVQATIEDSLITRYFDKVFIEDRRKKSRDGGNAAIPQTPAVFRYRVKDALRRLVIFDFHNLQHENSLAELDVIFCRNVMIYFDEQGQRRLIDRFCKILNPEGYLLLGHSESLHGWMSGFDFVFENRGTAYRKKGKEG, encoded by the coding sequence ATGCTGACTGACGAGGAGTTCAGACTCTTCCGCAACCTCATCCATGAGGAGGCAGGCATCTACCTGAAGGAGTCCCGAAAGGACTATCTTGAGAGCCGCCTCCTCAGGAGGATGCAGATGATCGGCTCCACCAGTCCCTACCGCTATTACATGCATGTCTCGAACGGCGGCAGGCAGGAGTTGATGAACCTGCTGGATCTTCTTACGATCAACGAGACGTCGTTTTTCAGGAATCGTCCCCAGATCGAACTCTTCAGGAATATGATCCTGCCTCAGCTGGTCAAGGCGAAGGCTCAGCATGGGAGGAAGACCCTGAGGATCTGGTCTGCCGGATGTTCCACCGGTGAGGAGCCCTACACCATCGCCATTGTTCTTGCCGAGACCATCCGTGACCTGCAGAACTGGGATGTGCGGATCTATGCCTCTGATCTGAGCCTGTCGGTTCTGGATACGGCGAGCCAGGCAATGTATGATGCGGACAAGGTGCAGGCCACGATCGAGGACAGCCTGATCACAAGATATTTTGACAAGGTCTTTATCGAGGACAGGCGGAAGAAATCCCGCGACGGCGGCAATGCGGCAATACCCCAGACCCCGGCAGTATTTCGGTACCGGGTCAAGGATGCCTTGCGGCGTCTGGTCATCTTCGACTTTCACAATCTGCAGCATGAGAACAGTCTTGCAGAGCTGGATGTCATCTTCTGCAGAAATGTGATGATCTATTTTGACGAACAGGGGCAGCGGCGTCTGATCGACCGCTTCTGCAAGATCCTGAACCCTGAGGGTTATCTTCTGCTCGGCCATTCTGAAAGTCTCCACGGCTGGATGAGCGGATTCGACTTTGTCTTTGAAAACAGAGGCACAGCATACCGGAAGAAAGGAAAGGAAGGCTGA
- a CDS encoding response regulator, whose product MNILLADDDRNFGSILKRELEDEGYDVDLVTDGVEAVLRFMDNSYDFILLDIKMPKLDGINALRIMKRVRSETPAITISGNAGSGEMAESVRAGAIRCFTKPFEIQQLKSDIRRYVGR is encoded by the coding sequence ATGAATATTTTGCTGGCTGACGATGACAGGAATTTTGGCAGTATCCTGAAACGCGAACTTGAAGATGAGGGTTACGACGTCGATCTGGTGACAGATGGCGTTGAGGCCGTACTGCGCTTCATGGACAACAGCTATGACTTTATCCTGCTTGATATCAAGATGCCGAAGCTCGACGGGATCAATGCGCTCAGGATCATGAAGAGGGTGCGTTCCGAGACCCCGGCCATCACCATCTCCGGCAATGCCGGCAGCGGTGAGATGGCGGAATCGGTACGGGCAGGAGCGATCAGGTGTTTTACCAAACCCTTTGAGATCCAGCAGCTCAAAAGCGACATCAGGCGTTACGTCGGACGTTGA
- a CDS encoding chemotaxis protein CheA, giving the protein MIDNTDFFSASEIEELRKAFFAQAHEILENLQDALLQLEKVPEDAETLKAVKRFVHTLKGDANSIGLTEVGTLCHSLEDLLIRYAEPASRAGSGMIEVFLSAVDVMQRIVSENERGTNGTSIQEVMARIAAHVRNTAAEAEGSRTGQEEQAHLRLTEYQSLQAAEVLQGDGAVFDIEVDFHALCRERSIAIFMVRHQLSSIGRVIATVPEPEDTAADTADNVSFVLASEAASDVIRTQASVAGITAGIRIRAREYRAERRSGTGAEASAVQTAGETLRIDASKIDRVMNLVGELIIGRSMIEQISHDAGESEVMGDVARRLASANAYLGRTVSDLQMVAMKMRMVPVNQVFRKFPKIVRDLSAEKNKSVQLVIRGKETELDKSIVDALGEPLSHIIRNSIDHGIEDIQTRKELGKSEEATIGLSAYHEAARIVIEISDDGRGIDAVKLREKAIAQGFITQADAEKLSDQEAMNLIFYAGLSTAEVVSETSGRGVGMDAVKAAVEGMKGTIEVESARGTGTTFRLRLPLTLAVIKALLVEVSERSYAIPVPMVSEVIRVSDDTLLTVDGREVIRLRDRIISVVRLNDLFGYNDIGERRKTLVILSVRGGHLGLLVDRLTCQQELVIKAINTSYTRSELVSGASILGNGRVVLILDVAALFKKAVENEKKRMAVV; this is encoded by the coding sequence ATGATCGACAACACAGACTTTTTCAGCGCAAGCGAGATCGAAGAGCTCAGGAAGGCTTTCTTTGCCCAGGCTCACGAGATCCTTGAGAATCTCCAGGATGCCCTGCTGCAGCTCGAAAAGGTCCCGGAGGATGCGGAAACGCTCAAAGCGGTGAAACGCTTTGTGCATACGCTGAAGGGTGATGCGAACTCCATCGGTTTGACAGAGGTCGGAACTCTCTGTCACAGCCTTGAAGATCTTCTGATCAGATATGCTGAACCTGCTTCCCGGGCAGGCAGCGGCATGATAGAGGTCTTCCTTTCTGCTGTTGATGTCATGCAGCGGATCGTCTCAGAAAACGAGCGCGGCACAAACGGCACCAGCATTCAGGAGGTCATGGCGCGGATCGCTGCACATGTCAGGAATACTGCTGCCGAAGCGGAAGGCAGCCGGACCGGGCAGGAGGAGCAGGCTCATCTCAGGCTGACGGAATATCAGTCGCTGCAGGCTGCCGAGGTCTTGCAGGGTGACGGTGCTGTTTTTGATATCGAGGTCGATTTTCATGCTCTCTGCCGTGAGAGGAGCATTGCGATCTTTATGGTGCGTCATCAACTGAGCAGCATAGGCCGTGTTATTGCAACAGTTCCTGAACCGGAGGACACGGCGGCCGATACCGCAGATAACGTTTCGTTTGTGCTCGCCTCAGAAGCGGCTTCTGATGTTATCCGTACGCAGGCATCGGTGGCCGGCATTACTGCGGGAATAAGGATCAGGGCAAGGGAGTATCGTGCAGAAAGGAGGTCCGGCACCGGAGCAGAGGCATCTGCAGTGCAGACTGCCGGCGAAACACTCCGCATCGATGCCTCAAAGATCGATCGCGTGATGAACCTTGTCGGTGAGCTGATCATCGGACGCTCGATGATCGAGCAGATTTCCCACGATGCCGGCGAGTCAGAGGTCATGGGAGATGTGGCCAGGCGGCTTGCCTCTGCCAATGCTTACCTGGGCCGTACGGTCTCGGACCTTCAGATGGTTGCCATGAAGATGCGGATGGTTCCGGTGAATCAGGTCTTCAGAAAGTTCCCCAAGATCGTCCGCGATCTCTCTGCTGAAAAGAACAAGTCCGTACAACTCGTGATACGCGGCAAGGAGACGGAACTTGACAAGAGCATTGTGGACGCGCTGGGTGAGCCGCTGTCCCATATCATCAGGAACTCTATCGATCACGGTATTGAGGACATTCAGACCAGAAAAGAGCTCGGCAAGAGCGAAGAAGCAACGATCGGCCTCAGCGCCTATCATGAGGCTGCCCGCATCGTCATCGAGATCTCGGACGATGGCCGCGGGATCGACGCGGTGAAATTAAGAGAAAAGGCGATAGCGCAGGGTTTCATAACCCAGGCCGATGCAGAAAAGCTCTCAGACCAGGAAGCGATGAATCTGATCTTCTATGCCGGGTTGAGCACCGCTGAAGTGGTGAGTGAGACCTCGGGCCGCGGGGTCGGCATGGATGCGGTGAAGGCTGCGGTTGAAGGAATGAAGGGCACCATAGAGGTAGAATCCGCAAGGGGAACCGGCACAACGTTCAGACTGCGGCTCCCGCTCACCCTTGCCGTTATCAAAGCCCTGCTGGTAGAGGTGAGCGAGCGGAGCTATGCCATTCCGGTCCCGATGGTCAGCGAGGTCATACGCGTTTCTGATGATACCCTCCTGACTGTCGACGGCAGGGAGGTCATCCGGTTGCGGGACCGCATTATATCGGTTGTCCGTCTCAACGATCTGTTCGGGTACAACGATATTGGGGAGCGCAGGAAGACACTGGTCATACTGAGCGTCAGGGGCGGCCATCTGGGCCTGCTTGTTGACCGCCTGACCTGTCAGCAGGAGCTTGTGATAAAGGCGATAAATACCAGCTATACGAGGTCGGAGCTTGTATCAGGAGCATCGATCCTCGGAAACGGCAGGGTTGTTCTGATACTCGATGTTGCCGCCCTTTTCAAAAAGGCGGTCGAAAACGAAAAGAAAAGGATGGCTGTTGTCTGA
- a CDS encoding chemotaxis response regulator protein-glutamate methylesterase, protein MIRVLVVDDSALMRKMLSQILRSDPGIEVIDTAMDGVFALTKIEKLRPDVITLDIDMPRMNGIEALKHIVEEFGIPTIIVSSMASRNAEMTLKALEIGAFDFILKPQNAISVHIQDIAAEIISKVRAASENPIARLKMKKIPEPGSREQKKPLEQGVSPESLLAIGISTGGPNALSYLLPLLPRKFPAGVVIVQHMPEGFTGMFASRLNAICEIEVKEARDGDLVLPGRVLIAPGNQHLKIKRLPLGAIAVLSAAAPVNGHKPSADVLFCSAAREYGPMVTGMIMTGMGNDGAQGMAEIHRSGGFTVAQEEKSCVVFGMPKAAIELGVIDRVIALEEISEFLLKRFCHKEEHYGTVRC, encoded by the coding sequence ATGATACGGGTCCTTGTGGTTGACGATTCGGCGCTTATGCGTAAAATGCTTTCCCAGATCCTCAGATCAGATCCGGGGATCGAGGTCATTGATACGGCAATGGACGGAGTTTTTGCCCTGACAAAGATCGAGAAACTGCGGCCTGACGTTATCACGCTTGATATTGATATGCCCCGCATGAATGGCATCGAGGCGCTCAAACATATTGTCGAAGAGTTCGGGATCCCCACGATCATCGTCAGCTCCATGGCAAGCAGGAATGCAGAGATGACCCTGAAGGCGCTTGAGATCGGGGCGTTCGATTTTATCCTGAAGCCGCAGAACGCCATATCGGTCCATATACAGGATATCGCTGCCGAGATCATCAGCAAGGTGCGGGCCGCATCGGAGAACCCTATTGCCAGGCTGAAGATGAAGAAGATCCCTGAGCCAGGGAGCAGGGAGCAGAAGAAACCGCTGGAGCAGGGAGTGTCGCCCGAGAGCCTCCTTGCGATAGGCATATCCACGGGAGGACCGAATGCCCTGAGCTATCTGCTCCCCCTTCTGCCCAGGAAATTTCCGGCAGGAGTAGTGATCGTCCAGCATATGCCGGAAGGATTCACCGGGATGTTTGCCTCGCGTCTGAACGCGATCTGCGAAATTGAGGTGAAAGAGGCAAGGGACGGAGATCTCGTTCTTCCGGGCAGGGTGTTGATCGCTCCCGGCAATCAGCATCTGAAGATCAAGCGTCTGCCGCTCGGCGCCATTGCCGTACTCAGTGCAGCAGCGCCGGTAAACGGCCATAAACCGTCGGCAGATGTACTCTTTTGCTCGGCAGCCCGGGAATATGGTCCCATGGTCACGGGCATGATCATGACCGGGATGGGAAATGACGGGGCTCAGGGCATGGCCGAGATCCACCGCAGCGGAGGGTTTACGGTTGCCCAGGAGGAGAAGAGCTGCGTTGTCTTCGGCATGCCCAAGGCGGCGATAGAACTGGGCGTGATCGATCGGGTCATAGCTCTTGAAGAGATATCAGAATTCTTACTAAAACGGTTTTGCCATAAGGAGGAACACTATGGGACAGTCAGGTGCTGA
- a CDS encoding response regulator → MGQSGAEKGIKQFTCLIADDSEFARRTITKVLAAIGGNVIAEASNGQEAVDLYTKLHPDLVLLDVTMPVLDGVDTLRKILENDSSARVIMVSAVGHREMIWKAICIGAKHYVTKPYSPDYVSTIIRSVVSSGGAQ, encoded by the coding sequence ATGGGACAGTCAGGTGCTGAAAAAGGAATAAAGCAATTCACCTGTCTTATTGCGGACGATTCCGAGTTCGCACGCCGGACCATAACCAAGGTCCTGGCAGCGATCGGCGGAAATGTCATTGCTGAGGCCTCAAACGGTCAGGAGGCGGTGGATCTGTACACCAAACTGCATCCCGATCTGGTCCTGCTCGACGTGACCATGCCGGTCCTTGACGGCGTGGATACGCTTCGCAAGATACTGGAGAACGACAGTTCGGCACGGGTGATCATGGTGAGCGCGGTCGGCCATCGGGAGATGATATGGAAGGCCATCTGCATCGGAGCAAAGCATTATGTGACCAAACCCTATTCGCCTGATTATGTCAGCACGATCATCAGGTCAGTCGTAAGCAGCGGGGGTGCACAATGA
- a CDS encoding chemotaxis protein CheX — protein sequence MRYEFIGPFVSSTMQVLDKVVQCDITKGNLSLINSRDMSGEIAVMIEVQDHARGSIIVNMDRSTAVRISNVMNGEQADSLSALAMDSIAELANMIAGNAVSTLNDLGFDFKLRAPRFLTRENIDEDKSGLEIFQVPLFTECGEVTVNALLEGH from the coding sequence ATGAGATATGAGTTCATCGGGCCTTTTGTTTCATCGACCATGCAGGTACTCGATAAAGTAGTGCAATGTGACATAACCAAGGGCAATCTCAGCCTCATAAACAGCAGGGATATGAGCGGCGAGATAGCGGTTATGATAGAAGTGCAGGATCATGCCCGCGGCAGCATTATCGTGAACATGGACCGTTCGACCGCTGTCCGCATAAGCAACGTAATGAATGGCGAGCAGGCTGACTCTCTCTCTGCGCTGGCCATGGATTCGATAGCGGAACTGGCGAATATGATCGCCGGCAATGCGGTCAGCACCCTCAATGACCTGGGGTTTGACTTCAAGCTGCGGGCTCCCCGGTTCCTGACACGGGAAAATATTGACGAAGACAAGTCGGGCCTGGAGATCTTCCAGGTGCCGCTTTTTACTGAATGCGGCGAGGTAACGGTCAATGCCCTGCTGGAGGGACACTGA